A stretch of DNA from Deltaproteobacteria bacterium:
GAAGTCGTCGCGTCCGGCGGCGGGCCGCTCGCGCTCGGCGTGGACGAGCAGGTCGTACACCCCGCGCGCCTTGGCGAGCAGGTGGAGTCGCCCGTCGTCCCCGCGGCGCTCGCGCACCAGCTCGCGCATGAACTCCGTGAACGAGATGCGGGTACCGGGGTGGAAGTCCCGGATGCGCTTCTCCCAGTGCTCGTGGAACGCGTGCACGAGGTCCGGGAGCCAGCCACAGCCGGCCTCCAGGAAGCCCATGCGGAGCGTCGGAAAGCGGTCGAAGACGCCGTCGAACACGCACGCCGCGAGCGCCATCTGCATCTGGTTCCGGTGGCCGAAGATGTGGGAGAGGATGAAGGTGTCGACCTGCTCGGCAACCCCCGACGGCAGGTAGACGCCGGGTGAGCCGTGCACGCCGAGCGCGACGTCGAGCTCGGCGGCCGCGGCGAGCAGGGGGTGGAAGTCCGGGTGGCTCAGGTGCTTCGGCAGCCGGACCATCGGGAAGGCGTCGGGTGCCGCCGGGTGCGGCACGGGCAGGCTCGGCGGCGCGTGGACGCCGATCATCCCCAAGTCGAGGACGCAGCGGCGGAGCTCCTTCATCGCCTCGCCGACATCGGCGAGCGACAGGTAGCCGACCGGGAAGAGCCGCCCGGCATACGGCCGGCAGTCATCGGCGATGTAGTCGTTGTAGGCCCGCATGCAGGCGACGGCGAGCTCGGGGTCGAGGATCGACTCGAAGCTGAGCGTCATCGACCCGTAGAGCACCTGCGCGTCCACCCCTTCGCGCTCCATGTGCTCGAGCCGGATGCGGTTGAAGACGCCGCCGATGGCGGTCTCCGGATGGATCGCCGCGAAGGCGCCCTTGCCGGGTCCGTCGGGCTGCGGGAAGACGCGCTCGAGCTCCGCGCCCGTGCGCGGATCGCGGTCGCGCACGACGAGCCGCGGCTGGCCGTAGCGGTCGGTGCGGGAGGCGAGGCGGTCGCGGTACGGTGCGTCCAGGTAGTCGAAGAACACGACGGGGTTCTCCATCTTGTGAGCGTCGGCGTCGATGACCAGCAGACCGTCGTACATGCGCATCCGCCTAGGCGATCCGCCCCCTCGCCGTCAATGGCTCGTTGACACTCCGCGCGACGCCTCGATACGCTCGCCTCGTGCACCGTCCGCTCATCTCGGCCGACTCCCACGTGATGGAGCCGCTCGACCTCTGGACGACGCATCTGCCGGCGCACCTTCGGGCGCACGGGCCGCGCATCGAGCCGCGCGACGGAGTGGGGTGCCTGATGGTCGAGGACACCGTCGTCCGTCGGTTCTCCTCGCTCGCCAAGGCGGGCGCGCAGGCGAAGACCTTCGCCCAAGGCGCGAGCGACCCCGAAGGCCGGCTCCGCGACCTCGACGCCGACGGCGTGTGGGGCGAGGTGATGTACCCGAACCTCGCCTTCTTCTGCTGCTTCCACATCCGGAGCCCCGAGCTCCAGATCGCCACCGCCCGGGTCTACAACGACTGGGCGGCGGACCTCTTCATCGGCGCCTCGGAGCGCTTCGCGCCGGCGGCCGTCATCCCCGTGCTCGACGTCGCCGCGTCGCTCGCCGAGCTCGAGCGGGTGGCCCGGCGCGGCTTCCGTGCGGCCCTGTTGCCCGCCCACATCGACACGCGGCCCTACAACGATGCCGCGTACGACCCGCTCTGGACCGCCGCCCAGGACCTCGGCATCCCGCTCACCTTCCACGCCGGCACCGGCCGCAGCCAGACGCCGGCGCACGGCCCGGGCGGCGCCGTCATCAACTACGTCGTCACGGTGGGCGGCCCGATGGAGACCGTCGCCTACCTCTGCGGCTCGGGCGTGCTCGCGCGCTTTCCCGGGCTGCGGGTCGTCATGGTCGAGTGCGGGAGCGGCTGGCTCGCCTGGGTGCTCCATGCCATGGATGACGCTTATCGCGAGCACCACATGTTCGTGCGGCCGAAGCTGGAGCTCCTGCCGAGCGAGTACTTCCGGCGCCAGGGCGCGGTCACCTTCCAGCACGACCCGGTCGGGCTCGCCAACATCCCGTTCACCGGCGACCGCTGCCTCCTCTGGGGCTCCGACTACCCGCACCCGGAAGGCACCTGGCCGAACTCGCAGGAGGTGCTCGCGCGGCAGTTCGCGGGCGTCGCGGCGGAGGCGATGGAGCGCATCGTCTGCCGGAACGCGGCGGAGCTCTACCGCTTCCGGCTGCCGACCTGCTGATGACGCCCGCCGACTTCGAGGCCGCCGGCCTCTACGATCCCGCCGCGCCCGAGGCGGCCGACCGCCTGGCATTGCTCCAGTGGCTTGCCGCGCAGGGCACCACCCTCGCGCAGATGGTGGAGGCCCAGCGGCACGGATCGCTCACGGGTCTCGCGGGCGACCTCACGCTGCGGGCGGGCGAGCGGCTCACGCTCGCCGAGGTGGCCGCGGCCGCCGGCATGTCGCCGGCGCGCATCGAGCGCATGCGTCTCGCTGCCGGCTTCCCGCCGGTCGATCCCGACGAAGCGTTCTTCAGCCGCGATGACGCCGAGACGTTCGCGAGCCTCGTGACGGGCGACGCGTTCGTCGGCGAGCCTGCGATGCTGCACTTCATCCGCGTTGTCGGCTCATCGCTCGCGCGGATCGCCGAGGCGGCGCTCGCCCTCTTCCTCGCCAACGTCGAGAGACCGATCGTCGAGCGTCATGCGGGCGAGCTGGCGCTCGCGCAGGCCAATCTTCGGGCCGCTCACGCGCTCGACATCATCCCGAACGGTGTGCGCTCGATGTTCCGCGCGCACATGGAAACCGCCATCCGCCGGTTCCGCGCCGCGCGCCCCCCCGAGCGGGTGACGCTCGACACGGTGCGGGTCACGATCGGCTTCGTCGACCTCGTCGGATATTCCCGCCTGACGCAGCAGCTCGACGTGCGCGCCCTCGGGACGCTCGTCGAGCGGTTCGAGGCGCTCGCGAGCGACATCGTCGCCGCCCGCGACGGGCGGGTCGTCAAGCTCATCGGCGACGCGGTCATGTTCGTCGCGGTCGACGCCGGAGCCGCCTGCGACATCGCGCTCACGCTGCTCGAGCGCTTCGCCGACGACCCGTCGGTCACGCCACGCGGCGGACTCGCCAGCGGCACCGTCCTCCTCCGCGGCGGCGACTACTACGGCCCGGCCGTCAATCTCGCGTCGCGCATCGCCGAGCTGGCGGTGCCGCGCGAGATCCTGGTGACCGCCGAGGTGGCAGAGCGAGCGGGAACGGACCGCTTCCACTTCGAGCCGGCGGGCCGGCGTGTTCTAAAAGGCTTCGACGCCCCGGTCGCCCTCCACGCGGCCGGGCGCCCATGACGATCAGCAGCCGATCTCGGCGATCGCGTGCAGCGCCTCGATCTGCTGCAGGCCGCAGATGACGGTCGTGACGCCCGCCTCGCGCCAGGCCGCCAGGCGGTCCCGGAGACGCTCCTTCGGGCCGACGAGCGACACCTCGTCGGCCAGGCGATCCGGCACGGCCGCGGTCGCCTCGGCCTTCTTGCCGTCGAGGTAGAGATCCTGGATCTTCCTGGCCTCCGCCTCGAAGCCGTAGCGGCAGGCGAGGTCGTTGTAGAAGTTCTTGCCGCGCGCGCCCATGCCGCCGACATAGAGCGCGAGCACCGGCTTCACGAACTGGAGACACGAGGCCACGTCGTCGCCCAGGATGACGATCGGTCCCGGCGCGACGTCGAAGTTGTGGAGACCCTTGCCGTTGCCCGCCTTCCGGAAGCCGGCGGCGAGCGCGTCGTGGTACACGTTGGTCCGATAGGGCGAGAAGAACATCGGCAGCCAGCCGTCCGCGATCTGCGCGGTCTGCTCGACGCTCTTTGGGCCGACCGCCGCGATGTAGATGGGGATCTGCCGGCCGTGGAGGATGCTCTTGAGCGGCTTGCCGAGCCCGGTCGCACCCGGGCCGCGATAGGGGATCTGGTAGTGCGGGCCCGTGTGCTCGAGCGGCTTCTCGCGCGCCCAGATGGCGCGCACGATCTCGACGTACTCGCGCGTCCGCCGCAGCGGGTTCCCGTACGCCACGCCGTGCCAGCCCTCGACCACCTGCGGGCCCGAGACGCCGAGACCGAGGAGCATGCGGCCGCCGGAGAGCTGGTCGAGCGTGGTCGCGGTCATCGCCGTCATCGCCGGGCTCCGGGCCGGCATCTGCATGATCCCGCTGCCGACGTGGATGCGGGTGGTCTGCGCCGCGATCCAGGCGAGCGGCGTGACGGCGTCCGACCCGTAGGCCTCCGCCGCCCACACCGAGTGGAAGCCGAGCCGATCGGCTTCCTGGATCAGCTCCATGTTGAGCGACATGCGCGCGCCCGAGTAGCCGACGTTGATCCCGAATCGCATGCGACGCCCTCCCGGCTCCTTGTAGGCGAAGCGCGAGCGCCGAGGCAACCGCTACCGCGCCCGGGGCCGCCACCCGGGATGCACGACGCACCAGCGGCTCGGGACGAGCAGCGTCTCGCGGTAGTCCGTGCGCCAGGCGCGCGCCGCCGCGGTCCAGTCGCGCGTCTCGGGCGCCGACCCGAAGTCGCCGAGGTGACGAGTGAGGGCGTCGAACGTCGGCACGCTCCAGAGGATGACCGCCTCGGTGTCGCGCATCGCCGTGCGGTAGGCACCGATGAGCCGGAGCCCGCGCCGCTCGGCCACCGGCAGCCAGCGGGTCGCGACGGCGTCGAGATACTCTTCCGCCGTGCCCGCCCGCAGGGTCGCGATCTCCTGCAGGCACGCCCGGCCGCGGACGCTCCGCTCGATCAGCTCGTCGCGCGTCGGGCAGTACGGCGCCGGCTCGAGGATGCGGTCGAAGCCGCCCGACCGCCAGCGCGCCATGCGCGTCCACCACGCGCGCAGGTCGGCGGGCTGCCCCTCTCCGGCGTACTGCTTCTCGAGGATGTCCGCCCACTGCTTCCAGCCGTCCATCTCCCACAGGTTCACGACGCGCGGCCAGTCGCCCGTCGACCCGGACTGCTGCCAGATGCCGACCAGCGCCCCGCCCTTCCGGCGTCGCGCCGCCCACGCGGCGGTGTGTCGCTTGTAGGGCTCCGAGCCCGTGCCGATGATGTCGATCGTCTCGTGGAGGTAGAGCTTCGGGTTGGCCACTACTCGCGCACGAGCAGGTGAATCACGCACACGCTGCCGCCGCCCATCATGTGGCAGAGGCCGACGCGCGCGTCCTCCACCTGTCGCCGCCCCGCCTCGCCACGCAGCTGGAGCGTCGTCTCCCAGATCTGCGCGAGCCCGGTCGGGCCGCCCGGATGGCCGCGGGCGATGAGCCCGCCGTCGGTCGACACGGGCACGCGGCCGCCGGGCGCGAAGTCGCCGCGTTCGATCGCGGCCTCCGCCTCGCCTGCGCCGCAGAGCCCGAGCAGCTCGTAGTACTCGAGCTCCTCGATCGCGAAGGCGTCGTGCACCTGCACGAGGTCGAGGTCCTCGGGGCCGATGCCGGCCTCCTCGTACACCGCGCGCGACGTGTCGGTCGTCATCCGGGCGGGACCGACCACGGGGCCCACGAAGAGATGACCCGGCGCGTAGCGCTCGGTCTGCAGCTCCGAGGCCGCCACGCGGACGACCGGGCGGCCGGGGCGGAGCCGCCGGGCGATCTCCGGCCGCCCGACGATCGCCGCCCCGGCGCCGTCGCCGATCGGGCAGGACATCATCGTCGTCAGCGGCCACGCGACCATCCGCGAGCCGAGCACCTTCTCGACCGTCACCGGGCGCTCGGGCTGGCGCTGGCTCATCGGGTTCAGCGCCCCGTTGTTCCAGTTCTTGGCGGCGATCGCGGCGAGGTGCTCGGGCTTCGTGCCGCGCTCGTGTATGCGCCGCGTCGCCCAGAGGGCGAAGAAGGCCGCGGGCAGGATCGCGTCCTCGAGCCAGGCGGGATGCGTCGTCTGGCTCGAGGACTGGATCATCGCCGTCATCTTGTCGAAGCCGAGCACCATGACGACGTCGTGACGGCCGCTCGCGACGGCGAGGCAGGCTTCGCGGAAGGCGGCCGAGCCGGTGGCGGACGCATTCTCGACGTGCTGGACGGGGATGCCGGTCAGCCCGAACTCCTTCATGGTCCGCGTCCCGCTCATGACCGGCGCGAAGATGTAGCCGACGTAGGCGGCCTGGACGTCGCGGAACGAGAGACCCGCGTCGCGGAGCGCCGCCAGCCCGGCCTCGCGCCCGAGGTCGGCGTTCGAGCGGTCCGGCCACATGCCGAAGCGGTGCATGCCGACGCCGAGGATCGCGACGTCCTTCACGATTGCACCACCGGCCGGAAGCGGATGATCACGACGTCCTGCCCGTCCTCCTCGCGCAGGGGCTCGAGCTCCGCCTCGACCGTCTGGCCGACGCGGTAGTCCTCCTGCCGCCCGGCGAGCGGGAGCTGGACGCGCGGTCCCTCGGGCAGGTCGACCTGGCCGACGCCGTAGCCGACGTGCTCGAGGCGCGTCGAGCCGAAGAGCGGGAAGTGCACGAAGGTGTAGCTGTAGACCGTCCCCCGCGGGCCGAGGAGCACGTCGGCGGTCCGCTCGCTCAGGCACTTCGCGCAGACGGCACGCCGGGGAAAGAAGTGCTCCCCGCAGTCCTCGCAGCGCGAGCCGAGAAGTCGCGGCGGCTCGGCCGGGTCCTCGGGCACCGTGAAGTAGCCCGCCTTGATGGGGACGCGCGGCCTCGCCGTGCCGGCCATTCGTCGCGCAGCGCTCGAGTTACTTGGGCACGGGGCAGGCGGAAGGCGCCGGCGTCGCCGGCTGGCCCACGAACTTGTCCTGCGTGTCGTTGCGCGCCGTCGACGGCGGGCTGCCGCTCACCCTGGCGGGCACGTCGGCGCACCAGGTCGCACCGCTGCCGAGCGTCAGGCGCACGGCCACCCGGCCCTGCGACGGCTCGTCGAGCGTGTAGGGCCAGTTCGCTTTCCCGCCCCGGATCGAGATCGAGTCGGCCTTGACCGTGATCCGCGAGACGGGGCCGTTCCGGTCCGTGCCGCGGAAGACGTAGCCGGTGACCGTACCCGCACCGAGCGCCGTCCAGCTGCCGCTCGGCAGCGCGATCACGTAGTCGTCGGTCGGACTGCCGGGGGCCGGGTCGGAGTTGTAGACGACGAGCGTGCCGCCGGCGGCGCCGCGAGGATCGCCGGAGCTGCCTCCCGGCGGGACGACGACGCGGTTGGCCGCCGCCTCGAACTTCGTGTCGGACCGGAAGGAGATCTTCCGGCGCATGAGACTGATCGGCGCCACGCTGTCGTCCCTGAGCGTGAACGAGCGCGTCGGGACGAGGACCGGCGGGAGCGTCGTGGTGCTCACCGTCGTCGAGGTCGTGGTGGTCGTGCTGGTGGTCGTGGTCGCGCCGGGGAAGCTCGCCGCGTTCGCCGGGTCGGTCCCCTGGTCGAGCTCGGTGCGGTCGAAGAAGCCGTCGAGGTCGCGGTCGACGCCGATGCGGGTGCCCGAGCCCGGCGGCACGCAGGTGTAGACCTGCTCCTGCCCCGCTGTCGCGGCGAGGTTCCGCAGCGCCGTCTTCGAGAGCACGGGGTCGGCGTTGCGGTCGGGCTGGAAGTTGTTGTTGCCGACGTAGACCGCACCGCGCGCCTCGCCGTTGACGTTCCCCTTGACGACGAGGTCGCAGTCCCCCGCGTCGTCGCGCGCGATCAGGAGGTCGATGCGGCCGGTGACCGTCGCATCGTTCACCGTCGCCGGCGTCACCGAGACCTGCTGGCCGACGATGGGCCGGAGCCCGGTGTCCATCGAAAGGACGAACGACTCGACGTTGCGGCGCTGCGTGTCGCTCTGGAAGTTGAAGACGGGCGCGTGCAGGAAGATGAAGACCGTCGAGATGCTGCCGTCGTGGAGGAACCCGAAGCCGCGCACCTGGTCGCCCTGGAAGCCGGTGCCCGCGACGCCCGGCGCGCCGTTCGGGAAGCCGAACATGCCGATCTTCTGGTAGACGTTCCGGAGGTGCGGGATCTTGAACTCCTGCGGCTCCCCTTCGAAGGACGAGAAGCCGTCCGTGCCGAAGAAGCCGCTCGGGATGTTGAGCGCGTGGCAGGTGTTGCACTTCTGCGTATCGACGGTCGTGTTGAGGTAGAAGTCCTGACCCGCCGACTGCGCGCTGGTGAGCGTGTTGTCGAGGGCGCGGATGGGGTTGGGCGGATAGCGCACCGTCAGGATGAAGTCGGTGTACGCCTGCAGGTCAGCCGCCGAGAGCTGGCTCGCCGCGCCCAGCAGCCCGACGAAGGCGGGGTTGAACTTCTTGAACGCGCCGTCCTCGTCGAGCGGCTGTCCGCCCGGGTCGTTGCCCGCGGTCCGATCGCCGCGCCAGTGCATCGGCCCGGCGTTCGCCATGCCGCGCAGGCTCTGCGTCGTCATCGGCCCCTTCATCGGGTGGAAGGTGTGGGTCGACGAGAGCTGGAGCCGGAAGGGGTTCGGGTTGTTCGTCACGCTCCCGAAGGGGTCCCCGAGGTCCCAGGCGAGACTGTCGAAGTCACCGAAGATGTGGCAGCTGGCACACGCCGCGTCGCCGTGCGCTGACTTGCGGGCGTCGTAGAGGAAGCGGCGCCCGTTCTTCGCGGCCGCGGGCGAGGGGTCGAAGCGGAGCGGGACGGTGCCGATCACCGCGCGCGACGGGCTGCTCGCGTTGCCGATGATCGAGATCGTGTGGTCGATCCGGTTCATGACGTAGAGCCGGTCGTTGGCGGCATCGAGCACGATCCCGCTCGGACCCTGCCCCACCGCCGTCTGCTGCTCCGTGATGACGCCGGCCTCGAGGTCGCTCGCGTTGAAGGCGCCGATCTTGCCGGAGCCGAAGCCGGCCACGAACACCGTGTTTCCGTCGGCAGAGAAGGCCATGTCCGTCGGGAAGGCGAGGCTGCGGTCGATCTCCGACTGCGGCCCCGGCACGACGGCATAGTTGATGTGCGGGTTCAGATGGTGCGGCGTCGCGGTGGTGCCGCTGATCACGGTGATGCAGCTCAGGGCGAGGCGGCCGCGCACGTCGGGCTCGAAGCGCACCTGGTTCACCGCGTCCGTGTTCGCGACGTACACCTTTCCGTTGGTGGGACGGACGGCCATGTTGAAGATGACCGTCCCGACGCCGCTGACGACGTTCGTCCCGCCGGCGGGCGCGAGCGGCGTCGAGTTGGCGTTGATCAGGAAGACGTCCTTGTCGGGAAGCGCGAACGGCACGAACGCGCTCCAGTCGCGGTTGATCTCGTCGACCCACTGGCTGCCGTTGAACTTGACGATGAGGCCGGTGCTCGGAGCGCCGGGCGTCGAGCCCGGCGGAGGCGGAGGCAGGCCATGCGGGTTGTTGTTCTGGTTGCTGACCACCGTCTCGGTGATCGTCGTGGTGCGGTTGCCCGAGTTGAACACCGCCGCGTAGACCGTCGCGCCGTCGGGGCTGACGGCGAGGGCGCGTGGCGTGTCCCCGAAGAGCGCGAGCGGCGAGCCTTGGATCGGCGTGCCGCCGAGCGCGGCCCCCAGGTTGTTCGCGTCGAAGGCCCAGACGTCGGCGCGGCCGATCCCCGGGGTGGTTAGCTGCGGGTCGCCGGGCCGGTTCTGCCCGCGATGGGCGCAGGTGATGAAGGCGCGGTTGCGGCCGGTCCCCGCGAAGACGACGTCGCGCGGCTCGTCGCCGACCAGCAGCGTGCGTGTGACACGCGAGAGCGTGACGTTGGTCGGGTCGACCTCGACGATGCTCACGCTGTCCGACAGGAGGTTCGTGACCCACGCCTCGGTCCGGCCGGCGCCGTTGGTGCGCGTGGCGACGGCCACGGGCTCGAGGCCGACTGCCACCTCGGTGGCGAGCGAGAGGCCGCCGGCGGTGATCGTGTAGATCTCCAGGCGGTTGTCGGGCGTGTTGACGGCGAACAACCGCTCAGCGGCGGGGGAGAGGGCGAGCGGCCGGACGTGGCCGCTCTCGAAGTTGAGGAACGACTGCCCGCGCGCGATCCCGGTGCCGCCGACCACGAAAAGCAGGGCAAGCCACGGGATGCGGGCAAACGATCTCCACATGGAAGCAGACCGTTATCAAGTCTCCCCCGTGCTCACAATAGAAAAAGTTTGACGCATGGGGGGCTGGCCATGACGCGGCCCGTCGCGCTAGGAACCGCTCCGCATGCTCCAGCCCGAGCGCGACCTGGGCGCCATCCAGGACGGCCTGGCGGCCTGGCTCCGGACCCGTATGCCGGAGACGCGGGACCTGACGATCTCCGAGCTCACGCGGCCGAAGGCCGGCTTCTCCAACGACACCCTGCTCTTCGAGGTGTCCTGTCTCGCCGGCGGCCGGCGATGCGTCGAACGCCTCGTCGCGCGCTTCGCGCCGGCCGAGTTCCGCGTCTTCCCCGAGTACGACCTGGCCGCGCAGGCAAAGGTCATGCAGTGTCTCGCCCCGACCGGCGTGCCGGTGCCGCGGGTCCGATGGCTCGAGGAAGATGCGCGCGTCCTGGGTCAGGCCTTCTACATCATGGACGCGATCGCGGGAGAGCTGCCCTCGGAGGTGCCCCCGTATCACAGCACGGGATTCTGCTTCGAGGCGACGCCCGCGCGGCGCGCACGCATCTGGTGGAGCGGCCTCGAGACCCTCGCCCGCATCCACAAGCTCGACTGGCGCGCGCTCGGCCTCGAGCTCCTCGGCGCTCCCGGGCCTGGGACCGATCCGATCGATCGCCAGCTCGCCTACTGGGCGCGCTACCTCGAATGGACCGTACGCGGCCGGGCGCCGCAGCCGATCCTCGCCCACGCGCTCGCCTGGCTCCGCGAGCACCGCTACGCGCCGCGCCACGTCGCCCTGTGCTGGGGCGACGCGCGCCTGCCGAACCTGATCTACCGCAACGACGAGGTCGTCGGCGTCCTCGACTGGGAGATGGCGTTCCTCGGCGACCCCGAGGCGGACCTCGGCTGGTGGCTCTTCATGCACTGGGCGACCGGCGAGGGATACGGCTTCCCGCCGCTCGAGGGGTTTCCGGGAAGAGAAGAGACGATCCGGCGCTACGAGGCGCTCACCGGCCGGCCGGTGGAGCATGCGTTCTACAACGAGGTGCTGGCCGCCCTCCGGTTCGGGGCGATCATGGCGCGCATCGCCGGCCGCATGGCCGACCTCGGCATTCCTGCCCCGATGCCGGACTTCGAGACGAACACCCAGTGCCACCAGCGTCTGGCAGCGCTCCTCGAGCTGCCGCCGCCGGGGAGGAGCTGACACGGATGGCGAGCACCGTTCACATGGCAGCGCCCGAGGACGACGCGCGGCACACGCCGGGCCCCGGCTCGCTGCCGCTCTGGAACGAGAGCCTCTGGTTTCCCTTCTACGATTCAGCGAGCGACGTCGGTGTCGTGCTCCGCGCCGGCATCCACGCGAACCGGGGCGAGGCGAACCTCTTCCTCTTCCTCACGCACCGCGGGACGGTCGTGCACAGCGTGATCGACCATCGCCTGCCGGTGCCGCCCGTCGAGCAGGGCCGTCTCGAGATGGCGGGCCTGCTGATCGAGTGGCTCGTCCCGCGCGAGAGCTTCCGCCTCCGCTACCGGCACGGCACGCATGGAATGGACGTCGTCTGGCAAGCGATCAGCCCGACCTATCTCTATCCGCACCCCCCAGGCGTGAGCTTCGATCAGTTTCCGGGCCACATCGAGCAGGGCGGCGCGGTCCGCGGCACGGTCACGCTGGCGGCCGTCCCCTACCCGATCGATTGCCTCGGCCACCGCGACCACAGCTGGGGCGGCGAGCGCGACTGGGCGAAGTTCCACCGCTGGAACTATCTGAGCGGCGAGCTCGGCCGCGACTTCTGGTTCAACGCCGTGCGCATCGACCTCGGGCCGGAGACGGACATCCGCGTGGGCTGCCTGTGGGACGGCCGCGAGCTGCTTGCCCTCGCCGGCATCGAGCTCGCCGTCGGGACCGCCGACGGCGGCGCGCGCCAGCTTGGCGTCGACGCGCGCCTGACCGACGAGCGCGGGCGCGAGCACCACGTCGTCGGCGAGGAGGTGCTGGTGAACTGCCCGGTCCAGTACGGGCGCACGTGGCTCAAGGACGGGATCACCCGGTACCGGTGCGGGGACCGCATGGGGTTTGGGATTCTCGAGCACGGCTACGTCGAGCGGGCCGGCCGGTCTTGAGACACACCGGCCCCACCGCTATCCCGTAGTGGGGTGGTCGTGGGGAAGGGATTTGCATCGCTGCAGTCTGCCGTGAGCCTGCTCGCCGGGCTCGCGTCGCTCTCGGGTGCGCTGTATTCCGCTGTGCAGTTCGCCAAGCCGGCTCCCCGCACGGGCGATATCCTGGCGATCGTCCGCGGATCGAAGTCCGACAAGGCGCCCCCCGGGACAACCGTCGAGATATTGACGCCGCAGGATGCGCTGGTCGCCACGCTCAAGCCGGGTGACGACGGGTCCGCCCGCGGCGTCCTCGAGGAAGGACCGTACCGCATGCGGGCGACGGCGCCGCGCTTCGAGGCGCAGACGCGGGACGTGCAGGTGCAGCGCGGTGCGACTGCCGAGGTACGACTCCAGCTCGTGCAGCAAGACGCCGATGAAGGGCCCTCGCGCGCGCGCCGGTCAGGCGATCGCGCGCGCCCGATCAGCCGGGCGGTGGGCGGGGCCCAGCGCTTCCTCCACCGGCTCGGTCTCTGATCCATCGCGCGCCGATTCGTCTGCGACTCGGACGGAATGCCGGACAGCGTCTGCAGCGTCGCCGCGCCGTGCCCGCCGTGCGTGTACGCGGCGCATCCCTGCCTTCTCCCCTGCAGTGCCGACCCAAGCTTCGTCATCGGCACCGCCGCCGTTGGCGCGCGGGCCGTCATTCGCCTGCCCGCCACCCGAACGACGCTGGTCGTGCGTTGCCAGCCCTCGAACGCGCCGGAATAGGCGGCGGTCAAAGCGCTCGAGCCCGGCGTGGCGATGATCCGGCACTTGACACCAGCCCTCGGCGGGTGTATATATGTCCCATGACGTTGACCGAACTGACCGACCGCTTCCCGGATGAGGCCACGGCCAAGACGCATCTCTTCAACCTGCGCTGGCCCGACGGCAAGGTCGCCTGCCCGCGGTGCGGGAAGGACGAAAAGATATACCGCCGCGCGCCGCGGAAGGACGAGGCGGTGTCGTACCGCTGGACGTGCAAGAGCTGCAACAAGAACGGGTACGGCTTCTCGCTGACGACCGGCACGATTTTCGAGGAGGCTAAGCTTCCGCTTCACAAGTTCTTCCAGATTCTCCTGCTCATGCTGACGTCGAAGAAGGGCATGAGCGCCCGCCAGGTGCAGCGCACCGTGTTCGGGGAGACGCGGAACCGCAAGGGCTGGATCGTCGGCAAGGGTAGCTATGAGAGCACGTGGTACGCCTGCCACCGCATTCGGGCCGCGATGAGGGATGAGCACTTTCTTCGTCTGACAGGGGCGGTCGAGATCGACGAGACCTACGTCGGCGGGAGCGACCGCAACCGGCACAAGAACAAGCGGCGC
This window harbors:
- a CDS encoding amidohydrolase; translation: MYDGLLVIDADAHKMENPVVFFDYLDAPYRDRLASRTDRYGQPRLVVRDRDPRTGAELERVFPQPDGPGKGAFAAIHPETAIGGVFNRIRLEHMEREGVDAQVLYGSMTLSFESILDPELAVACMRAYNDYIADDCRPYAGRLFPVGYLSLADVGEAMKELRRCVLDLGMIGVHAPPSLPVPHPAAPDAFPMVRLPKHLSHPDFHPLLAAAAELDVALGVHGSPGVYLPSGVAEQVDTFILSHIFGHRNQMQMALAACVFDGVFDRFPTLRMGFLEAGCGWLPDLVHAFHEHWEKRIRDFHPGTRISFTEFMRELVRERRGDDGRLHLLAKARGVYDLLVHAERERPAAGRDDFLYEYRGLSHDPTDFFRRGQIFASFESDDPAPAYLREALGAMGEDVACFSADYGHWDGVLTDCVRNVARQREYAPEHLAKLLAGNCLRFYGRRLEAALKRPAA
- a CDS encoding amidohydrolase, which codes for MHRPLISADSHVMEPLDLWTTHLPAHLRAHGPRIEPRDGVGCLMVEDTVVRRFSSLAKAGAQAKTFAQGASDPEGRLRDLDADGVWGEVMYPNLAFFCCFHIRSPELQIATARVYNDWAADLFIGASERFAPAAVIPVLDVAASLAELERVARRGFRAALLPAHIDTRPYNDAAYDPLWTAAQDLGIPLTFHAGTGRSQTPAHGPGGAVINYVVTVGGPMETVAYLCGSGVLARFPGLRVVMVECGSGWLAWVLHAMDDAYREHHMFVRPKLELLPSEYFRRQGAVTFQHDPVGLANIPFTGDRCLLWGSDYPHPEGTWPNSQEVLARQFAGVAAEAMERIVCRNAAELYRFRLPTC
- a CDS encoding LLM class F420-dependent oxidoreductase translates to MRFGINVGYSGARMSLNMELIQEADRLGFHSVWAAEAYGSDAVTPLAWIAAQTTRIHVGSGIMQMPARSPAMTAMTATTLDQLSGGRMLLGLGVSGPQVVEGWHGVAYGNPLRRTREYVEIVRAIWAREKPLEHTGPHYQIPYRGPGATGLGKPLKSILHGRQIPIYIAAVGPKSVEQTAQIADGWLPMFFSPYRTNVYHDALAAGFRKAGNGKGLHNFDVAPGPIVILGDDVASCLQFVKPVLALYVGGMGARGKNFYNDLACRYGFEAEARKIQDLYLDGKKAEATAAVPDRLADEVSLVGPKERLRDRLAAWREAGVTTVICGLQQIEALHAIAEIGC
- a CDS encoding NIPSNAP family containing protein, giving the protein MANPKLYLHETIDIIGTGSEPYKRHTAAWAARRRKGGALVGIWQQSGSTGDWPRVVNLWEMDGWKQWADILEKQYAGEGQPADLRAWWTRMARWRSGGFDRILEPAPYCPTRDELIERSVRGRACLQEIATLRAGTAEEYLDAVATRWLPVAERRGLRLIGAYRTAMRDTEAVILWSVPTFDALTRHLGDFGSAPETRDWTAAARAWRTDYRETLLVPSRWCVVHPGWRPRAR
- a CDS encoding thiolase family protein; its protein translation is MLGVGMHRFGMWPDRSNADLGREAGLAALRDAGLSFRDVQAAYVGYIFAPVMSGTRTMKEFGLTGIPVQHVENASATGSAAFREACLAVASGRHDVVMVLGFDKMTAMIQSSSQTTHPAWLEDAILPAAFFALWATRRIHERGTKPEHLAAIAAKNWNNGALNPMSQRQPERPVTVEKVLGSRMVAWPLTTMMSCPIGDGAGAAIVGRPEIARRLRPGRPVVRVAASELQTERYAPGHLFVGPVVGPARMTTDTSRAVYEEAGIGPEDLDLVQVHDAFAIEELEYYELLGLCGAGEAEAAIERGDFAPGGRVPVSTDGGLIARGHPGGPTGLAQIWETTLQLRGEAGRRQVEDARVGLCHMMGGGSVCVIHLLVRE
- a CDS encoding DNA-binding protein, with product MAGTARPRVPIKAGYFTVPEDPAEPPRLLGSRCEDCGEHFFPRRAVCAKCLSERTADVLLGPRGTVYSYTFVHFPLFGSTRLEHVGYGVGQVDLPEGPRVQLPLAGRQEDYRVGQTVEAELEPLREEDGQDVVIIRFRPVVQS
- a CDS encoding phosphotransferase family protein translates to MLQPERDLGAIQDGLAAWLRTRMPETRDLTISELTRPKAGFSNDTLLFEVSCLAGGRRCVERLVARFAPAEFRVFPEYDLAAQAKVMQCLAPTGVPVPRVRWLEEDARVLGQAFYIMDAIAGELPSEVPPYHSTGFCFEATPARRARIWWSGLETLARIHKLDWRALGLELLGAPGPGTDPIDRQLAYWARYLEWTVRGRAPQPILAHALAWLREHRYAPRHVALCWGDARLPNLIYRNDEVVGVLDWEMAFLGDPEADLGWWLFMHWATGEGYGFPPLEGFPGREETIRRYEALTGRPVEHAFYNEVLAALRFGAIMARIAGRMADLGIPAPMPDFETNTQCHQRLAALLELPPPGRS